The Methanobacterium sp. BAmetb5 genome includes a region encoding these proteins:
- the dmpI gene encoding 4-oxalocrotonate tautomerase DmpI, giving the protein MPVITIDVPPMSKEQKKEMVNKFAQTASEILGLPVQSIVTIIREVEAENVGVGDNLLCDIPH; this is encoded by the coding sequence ATGCCAGTTATAACCATAGATGTTCCTCCCATGAGTAAGGAACAGAAAAAAGAGATGGTAAATAAATTTGCCCAGACTGCCAGTGAAATACTGGGACTTCCAGTCCAGTCCATTGTGACCATAATACGGGAAGTGGAAGCAGAGAATGTAGGGGTGGGAGATAACCTGCTTTGTGATATCCCTCATTAA
- a CDS encoding PEP/pyruvate-binding domain-containing protein, with amino-acid sequence MASTNNYVVDLQEEERAIEKIGGKALNLCKMTSAGFKVPSAFVVSVDAYDYFIKKELESEISQILNSIDFNSEKSIARGCSSIKDIITSGTLPPNLREEIQQKIEDLPPGYYAVRSSAVAEDLPDASFAGQLDSFLNTARENILERVVDCWASYWNDRAVKYRHDSSIGHLDTELAAAGIAVVVQRMVNADISGVMFTANPVNGSNDIVIESTWGLGEAIVSGIVSPDSFVLGRGGNLLEKNIQSKDQGYFLKNGENRLISIPEEKQKKSSLNTEILKKLLSKGVELEEFFGVPQDIEWALECGEKEAQIYILQSRPVTTLTGEGDDILWTRAYGDEYWADATTPLFYDVMGKMLTDYVNHEGARIMGYKEITDTELLKLHKSRVYFNSWVLEKAFSYYPKFARSQELLNYFPLEDQNRISQYPSILHKTLLSQILIAIRDPDGMMHRTDKAYRKWAQGFIKKCSSFDETDLEELTDQELLTLYMDIEQSGIKHYQLIRYGMVSHSIATNLMVKNWLVKWLGDEDGSLYAGLISGLDDNKTVEMNISLSDLAQIIRKDPDLLQKINNIDDLGSLSNSDVENLISSNPTFKKEFHQFVTDYGHRSNTREILYPRWREDQAYVLSVIKLLSSSDLDLRKKELESREHRFKTEKEVFKRIKKVRGGFLKAKLFFTVLKLAQTYLTFRENQRFYLDHLLFRQRLMLLDLGRRLKEKAVLDAGEDVFFLYEKELFQFFPLDNLEVQVSVSQLRNEILERKREFYRYQWSLPPKFLKNGIEFDDTVTEYDASAVYGAAASPGIFQGVARVVESIEGLSHLEDGEILITSNTDPAWTAVFSKIGGLITETGGILSHGAVISREYRIPAVTAVKGATKIFKTGERLIVDGNDGVVYKKE; translated from the coding sequence ATGGCGAGTACAAACAATTACGTGGTTGACCTCCAGGAAGAAGAGAGGGCCATTGAAAAAATTGGGGGCAAAGCACTTAACCTGTGCAAGATGACATCTGCCGGATTTAAAGTCCCCTCTGCATTCGTGGTTTCCGTGGATGCCTATGATTATTTTATTAAAAAAGAATTAGAATCAGAAATATCTCAGATACTTAATTCTATTGATTTTAACAGTGAAAAATCCATAGCTAGGGGATGTTCTTCCATAAAAGACATCATAACCAGTGGAACGTTGCCTCCTAATTTAAGGGAAGAAATCCAGCAGAAAATAGAAGATCTTCCCCCGGGATACTATGCAGTGCGATCTTCGGCAGTGGCAGAAGACCTTCCTGATGCCAGTTTCGCCGGGCAACTGGACAGTTTCTTAAATACGGCCCGGGAAAATATTTTAGAGAGAGTAGTTGATTGTTGGGCATCCTACTGGAATGATCGTGCAGTTAAATACCGGCATGATTCATCCATTGGACATTTAGACACGGAACTGGCTGCTGCGGGGATAGCGGTGGTGGTGCAGAGGATGGTTAACGCCGATATCAGTGGGGTAATGTTCACCGCCAACCCTGTCAACGGAAGCAATGACATAGTTATTGAATCCACATGGGGCCTTGGTGAAGCAATAGTTTCGGGGATAGTTTCACCAGATTCCTTTGTTCTGGGAAGAGGGGGCAATCTACTTGAAAAAAACATACAATCAAAGGACCAAGGATATTTCCTTAAAAATGGTGAAAACAGGTTAATATCCATTCCTGAAGAAAAACAAAAAAAATCAAGCCTCAATACAGAAATACTTAAAAAATTACTGTCTAAGGGAGTGGAACTCGAAGAATTTTTCGGTGTGCCCCAGGATATTGAATGGGCACTGGAATGCGGGGAAAAGGAAGCCCAAATATATATCCTGCAGTCACGTCCTGTTACCACCCTCACTGGTGAGGGGGATGATATTTTGTGGACCCGGGCCTATGGGGATGAGTACTGGGCAGATGCCACCACCCCCCTCTTCTACGATGTCATGGGGAAAATGCTCACTGACTATGTGAACCACGAGGGTGCCCGGATAATGGGTTATAAAGAAATCACCGACACTGAACTCCTGAAACTCCATAAATCGAGGGTTTACTTCAATAGTTGGGTTCTGGAAAAGGCTTTTTCTTACTATCCCAAATTCGCCCGGTCCCAGGAACTGTTGAACTACTTCCCCCTGGAGGATCAAAATAGAATATCCCAGTACCCCTCCATACTGCATAAAACCCTACTTTCCCAGATTTTAATAGCCATCCGCGACCCGGATGGAATGATGCATCGCACAGATAAGGCCTACCGGAAATGGGCCCAGGGATTCATTAAGAAGTGTTCATCCTTTGATGAAACTGACCTGGAAGAACTCACTGACCAGGAACTACTGACCCTCTACATGGATATAGAACAGTCCGGTATCAAACATTACCAGCTGATACGATACGGCATGGTCTCCCATTCCATAGCCACCAACCTCATGGTTAAGAACTGGCTGGTGAAATGGCTGGGTGATGAGGATGGCTCCCTATACGCCGGGCTGATCTCGGGGTTGGATGATAACAAAACAGTGGAGATGAACATCAGCCTCTCAGATCTGGCCCAAATCATAAGAAAAGACCCAGATTTACTGCAGAAGATTAATAATATTGATGATCTAGGTTCCTTGAGTAATTCTGACGTTGAAAATTTAATTTCCTCCAATCCAACCTTTAAAAAAGAATTCCATCAATTCGTCACTGATTACGGGCACCGCTCCAACACCCGGGAAATACTGTACCCCCGCTGGAGGGAAGACCAGGCCTATGTACTCAGTGTCATCAAACTCCTCTCTTCATCCGACCTCGATCTTCGCAAAAAGGAACTGGAAAGCCGTGAACATAGATTCAAAACGGAAAAAGAAGTATTTAAGAGGATTAAAAAGGTGAGGGGCGGATTTTTAAAGGCCAAACTCTTCTTCACAGTCTTGAAACTGGCCCAGACCTATCTGACTTTCCGTGAAAATCAGAGATTTTACCTGGATCACCTTCTTTTCCGCCAGAGACTCATGCTCCTGGACTTAGGTCGCAGATTAAAAGAGAAAGCAGTCCTTGATGCCGGAGAGGATGTATTCTTCCTCTATGAAAAGGAATTATTCCAGTTTTTCCCCTTAGATAACCTGGAGGTACAGGTAAGTGTTTCCCAGTTAAGGAATGAGATTCTAGAAAGGAAAAGAGAATTCTACCGGTACCAATGGTCATTACCGCCAAAATTCCTGAAAAACGGGATTGAATTTGATGATACTGTCACAGAATACGATGCTAGCGCAGTTTACGGTGCAGCTGCTAGTCCCGGGATATTCCAGGGAGTGGCCCGGGTGGTGGAATCCATTGAAGGATTATCCCACTTGGAAGATGGTGAAATTCTCATAACCAGTAACACCGACCCGGCCTGGACCGCCGTATTCTCCAAGATAGGGGGTCTAATCACGGAAACCGGGGGAATACTATCCCACGGTGCGGTAATCTCCCGAGAATACCGAATCCCTGCCGTAACTGCAGTAAAAGGAGCTACTAAAATTTTTAAAACCGGGGAAAGGTTAATAGTAGATGGTAACGATGGAGTAGTATACAAAAAGGAATAA
- a CDS encoding CopG family ribbon-helix-helix protein, whose product MILLISTVMAIISVSLGDKLLEEIDALKDEIGFSGRSEIFRASTRLLIADNDEKKNLKGHIHSILILIHPKKSEDKVTQIKHNFEDIINTQIHSHLQENQCLELFILQGDAGRMRELSRLLNRNIKFLYSKLVPLPQE is encoded by the coding sequence ATGATTTTATTAATATCCACAGTTATGGCCATTATCAGTGTGTCACTCGGTGATAAACTCCTGGAGGAGATAGATGCCCTGAAGGATGAAATCGGATTCTCAGGCCGATCTGAAATATTCAGAGCCAGTACCCGGCTTTTGATCGCTGATAATGATGAAAAAAAGAATTTAAAAGGCCATATTCATTCCATACTCATTTTGATCCATCCCAAAAAGTCAGAGGATAAGGTCACCCAGATCAAGCACAATTTTGAAGATATTATCAACACCCAGATACACAGCCACCTGCAGGAAAACCAGTGTCTGGAGCTTTTTATCCTGCAGGGTGATGCTGGCCGGATGAGGGAGCTTTCTCGTCTTTTAAACCGTAACATCAAATTTTTATACTCCAAACTGGTTCCCCTTCCCCAAGAATAA
- a CDS encoding metal ABC transporter solute-binding protein, Zn/Mn family — MMERKKILIIILLILLLAISITLYFYTSAGNSTPSSSDKIGVVVTVGPQEEFVKRVGGDRVNVTVMVPPGSDPHTYEPLAEQMKQVQNARIYFQVGSDVEFELTWLDKLRSMNRQMKVVNTSAGIQLIPNTAESEEGSDPHVWVSPKNAKIMVENIYQALVETDPQNRDYYTKNRDEYLSELDQLDKNITKTLSGKNNTPIMVYHPSWAYFCKDYNLQQLAIEKEGKEPTSQDIVNLVDTARKEGIMVIFTSPEFSTANAQTIASEIGAKVVSVDPLSPNYLENMKKVAEAFASS; from the coding sequence ATGATGGAAAGGAAAAAAATTCTAATTATAATCCTACTAATATTACTTCTGGCCATTTCAATAACTCTTTATTTTTACACCTCCGCCGGGAACTCTACCCCCTCTTCCAGTGACAAAATAGGGGTCGTGGTTACGGTGGGGCCCCAGGAAGAATTTGTAAAACGGGTAGGTGGCGACCGGGTGAATGTAACAGTCATGGTACCACCCGGGTCAGACCCCCATACCTACGAACCCCTGGCAGAGCAAATGAAACAGGTCCAGAATGCCCGGATATATTTCCAGGTGGGATCCGATGTGGAATTTGAATTAACCTGGCTGGATAAACTGCGGAGCATGAACCGCCAGATGAAGGTGGTTAACACTTCTGCCGGCATCCAGCTCATCCCCAACACCGCAGAATCGGAAGAAGGCAGTGACCCCCATGTATGGGTTTCACCCAAAAACGCCAAGATAATGGTGGAAAACATTTACCAGGCACTGGTAGAAACGGACCCACAAAACAGAGATTATTACACTAAAAATAGGGATGAATATTTAAGTGAACTGGACCAGCTGGATAAAAACATCACAAAAACACTATCTGGTAAAAACAATACCCCCATAATGGTTTACCACCCCTCATGGGCCTACTTCTGCAAAGATTATAATCTGCAGCAGCTAGCCATTGAAAAGGAAGGAAAGGAACCCACATCCCAGGACATTGTTAACCTGGTGGACACGGCCCGTAAAGAAGGTATCATGGTAATATTCACCTCTCCCGAGTTTTCCACGGCCAATGCCCAGACAATTGCCAGTGAAATTGGCGCCAAGGTGGTCTCTGTAGATCCCCTCAGCCCGAACTATCTGGAAAACATGAAAAAGGTGGCAGAAGCATTTGCCAGTTCTTAA
- a CDS encoding thioredoxin domain-containing protein: MSEDTSQESGNTLNHLKDEKSPYLLQHRDNPVDWYPWGDKAFQKAKGENKPIFLSIGYSTCHWCHVMSRESFQDQEIGQLINQVFVPVKVDREERPDIDSIYMTVCQMITGNGGWPLTIIMTPDLKPFFAGTYFPKDTGPRGTGLRDLILNVHELWENQEDELVKSAEELTVSLEKISQGKSGDSLPPEIITQTYHSLQENFDQQYAGFGTNQKFPTPHHLLFLLRYWKQTGETEALNMVQETLKAMRKGGIYDHVGFGFHRYTVDQQWIIPHFEKMLYDQALLVMAYTEAYQATSETEYRETAEEVLEYLLRDMRSPEGGFYSAEDADSEGEEGKFYLWTAEEIQDLLGPEDGALFQTVYSISTDGNFKDETKGIKTGKNILHRTKTWDELSAELEIPSDQLWWKMENAREVLFPAREARIHPGKDDKILTDWNGLVIAALSLAGRVFGREDYLVAAGEAVDFIMTHLHSQGRLQHRWREGESAIEGNLDDYAYLIWGLLELYQATFQAEYLKAALKLNQTLNKHFWDTEEGGYYFTPDYAPQILVRQKEAYDTALPSGNSVQQMNLERLYLLTGETNFRETSESLEKYFSPTMNQTPAAFTMFLSATMFQTGPSFEVTILGEKDGLDTQGMLKALQKEYLPHVVLVLQSSSDVLIKELIPSLENKAKVDNQATAYVCGNGTCQAPVNTPKELINLLK, translated from the coding sequence ATGTCTGAAGACACTTCTCAAGAATCTGGAAATACCCTGAACCACCTTAAAGATGAAAAAAGCCCCTATCTGCTCCAACACAGAGACAACCCTGTGGACTGGTACCCCTGGGGTGATAAGGCATTTCAAAAAGCTAAAGGTGAGAATAAACCAATATTCCTTTCCATTGGTTACTCTACCTGTCACTGGTGCCATGTAATGAGCAGGGAATCATTCCAGGACCAGGAAATAGGCCAGCTCATTAACCAGGTCTTTGTACCGGTTAAAGTAGACCGAGAGGAGAGACCAGACATTGACAGCATATACATGACGGTATGCCAGATGATCACCGGCAATGGGGGCTGGCCCCTCACCATTATCATGACCCCTGACTTGAAACCCTTCTTCGCTGGTACTTACTTCCCCAAAGACACCGGACCCCGGGGAACCGGCCTCAGAGACCTCATACTCAACGTCCATGAACTGTGGGAAAACCAGGAGGATGAACTTGTAAAATCCGCCGAAGAACTTACTGTGTCCCTGGAAAAAATCTCCCAGGGAAAGTCCGGTGACTCTTTACCCCCGGAAATAATAACCCAGACCTATCACTCACTCCAGGAAAACTTCGACCAGCAATACGCTGGCTTTGGAACCAACCAGAAATTCCCCACACCACACCACCTCCTCTTCCTTTTAAGGTACTGGAAACAGACCGGTGAAACTGAAGCATTAAACATGGTGCAGGAAACATTAAAAGCCATGCGCAAAGGTGGAATATACGACCACGTCGGTTTTGGATTTCACCGTTACACTGTGGACCAGCAGTGGATCATTCCTCACTTTGAAAAGATGCTCTACGACCAGGCCCTACTGGTCATGGCTTACACCGAAGCCTACCAGGCCACCAGTGAAACTGAATATCGGGAAACTGCCGAAGAAGTCCTGGAGTATCTCTTACGAGATATGAGATCACCGGAGGGTGGTTTCTACTCTGCTGAGGACGCGGACAGTGAAGGGGAAGAAGGTAAGTTCTATCTGTGGACAGCTGAAGAAATCCAGGACCTACTGGGTCCTGAAGATGGAGCCCTTTTCCAGACGGTCTACTCAATTTCCACCGATGGAAACTTTAAGGATGAGACCAAAGGTATTAAAACCGGGAAAAACATACTACACCGAACTAAAACCTGGGATGAACTTTCAGCTGAACTGGAAATACCTTCAGACCAGCTGTGGTGGAAGATGGAAAATGCCAGGGAAGTACTCTTCCCGGCACGTGAAGCACGGATACATCCTGGTAAGGATGACAAGATACTCACCGACTGGAACGGACTGGTTATCGCCGCTTTATCCCTTGCGGGAAGAGTATTTGGCAGGGAAGATTATCTGGTGGCTGCTGGAGAGGCAGTTGACTTCATAATGACTCATCTTCACAGTCAGGGCCGGTTACAGCATCGCTGGCGTGAAGGTGAATCGGCAATCGAGGGAAACCTTGATGACTACGCCTATCTCATCTGGGGGTTACTGGAACTTTACCAGGCCACATTCCAGGCAGAATACTTAAAAGCCGCCCTAAAACTTAACCAGACCCTTAACAAACACTTCTGGGACACCGAGGAAGGTGGATACTATTTCACCCCAGACTATGCACCCCAAATCCTGGTAAGGCAGAAAGAAGCCTACGACACGGCACTACCCTCTGGAAATTCAGTGCAACAGATGAACCTGGAAAGATTGTACCTTTTAACCGGAGAGACTAACTTCAGAGAAACCTCGGAGTCACTGGAAAAGTATTTCTCCCCTACCATGAACCAAACACCAGCTGCTTTCACCATGTTCCTTTCGGCCACCATGTTCCAGACTGGTCCCTCTTTTGAAGTCACCATCCTGGGGGAAAAAGACGGCCTGGATACTCAGGGGATGTTAAAGGCTCTACAGAAAGAATATTTGCCCCATGTGGTTTTGGTACTCCAATCATCCAGTGATGTTCTAATAAAAGAGCTCATACCTTCTCTGGAGAATAAAGCCAAGGTAGACAACCAGGCCACAGCCTATGTCTGTGGGAATGGCACCTGCCAAGCACCAGTCAACACCCCCAAAGAATTAATAAATCTTTTAAAATAG
- a CDS encoding PAS domain S-box protein produces the protein MPEPIVILAMKDDSETGKIIQTLAHSNHPLITVFNWKNQGWEKLSCENSRVKTEDNPVDPESIDPVSLDLIIMDEKLQDNIQLHTILEKIRESDIPVIFITSNSNNTLECIQINQKEIYLSRPFEPRELILTLQTAFYKMNVERALHESENKYRILIENADDPIAIVDYQGKFILVNKSAAIFFSCEEEKFQGKTMWELFPPEIADLQMNNIRKVIDTGEGCIFENKSIIQGKEYFFSTNIQPMPRENGEVEAVQLIARDITPMKMVENALKKSEEKFREVFNNANDGISLHLIEEDGSPGKFYEVNDVVCQRLGYSKEELLQMGPLDVITPETKEKLYEVMRTINSRGKATFEAIQVTKEGGLLTTEISNHVFTLQGREMIMAISRDITERKKTERQLLRILAGIEGAGDAISIAMPDGANFYQNRAFNELFGYSVEELNIPLGPVKLFADLELGRYIYQTIMNGNRWDGELEMVTESGRIFPAYMQANAIRDNKNRIIGLICVLNDITERKRVEYALKTSEEKFRNLAQTAVDAIIIIDGEERIIFSNNSLERIFDYRADEIMGQYIDTLIPQRYMEEFQVKLDFFHQDDLGVGNVFESFGMRKDGSEFPLEMSLNTWEAEGNVYTTFIIRDITQRKLDEFKLKMREDIFQLMSQNIEEVFWIIDPLTGQILYMSQSYHKIWGRSISNLYQNPRSWIESIHPPDQEKFISYIFGKNGKTISHREGIECSVIRPDGEKRRIKVRAYPVINQNKEIYRRIGIATDISDWTPDPK, from the coding sequence ATGCCGGAACCAATCGTAATTCTCGCCATGAAAGATGATTCTGAGACGGGTAAAATTATCCAGACCCTCGCCCACAGTAATCACCCCCTCATCACAGTGTTTAACTGGAAAAATCAGGGGTGGGAAAAGCTTAGCTGTGAAAATTCAAGGGTAAAGACAGAAGATAACCCGGTTGATCCGGAGTCCATTGATCCAGTTTCATTAGACCTCATTATAATGGATGAAAAGCTACAGGATAATATCCAGCTGCACACTATTTTAGAAAAAATTAGAGAATCAGATATTCCAGTAATTTTTATCACCTCCAACTCTAACAACACCCTGGAATGTATACAGATAAACCAGAAGGAAATCTACTTATCACGGCCTTTTGAACCCCGCGAACTTATATTAACACTGCAAACCGCCTTTTACAAGATGAACGTGGAACGGGCCCTCCATGAAAGTGAGAATAAATACCGTATTTTAATTGAAAATGCCGATGATCCCATTGCCATTGTTGATTACCAGGGAAAATTTATACTGGTGAATAAAAGTGCCGCCATTTTCTTTTCCTGTGAAGAAGAAAAATTCCAGGGAAAGACCATGTGGGAACTCTTCCCCCCGGAAATCGCTGATTTACAAATGAACAATATAAGAAAGGTTATAGATACTGGTGAGGGCTGTATTTTTGAGAATAAATCCATTATCCAGGGTAAAGAATATTTTTTCAGCACCAACATCCAGCCCATGCCCCGGGAAAATGGAGAAGTGGAGGCAGTGCAGCTCATTGCCCGGGATATAACCCCTATGAAGATGGTGGAAAATGCCCTGAAAAAGAGTGAAGAGAAGTTCCGTGAAGTGTTCAATAATGCCAACGATGGAATATCCCTGCATCTGATTGAGGAAGATGGTTCTCCTGGCAAATTTTATGAAGTCAACGATGTGGTCTGCCAGAGATTAGGTTACTCCAAGGAAGAGCTACTCCAGATGGGTCCCCTGGATGTAATAACTCCAGAAACAAAAGAAAAACTGTACGAAGTCATGAGAACAATTAATTCCAGGGGAAAAGCCACCTTTGAAGCAATCCAGGTTACCAAGGAGGGTGGCCTGCTCACCACCGAGATCAGCAATCATGTGTTCACCCTGCAGGGAAGGGAGATGATCATGGCTATATCCCGGGATATCACCGAGCGCAAAAAAACTGAACGTCAGCTGCTAAGGATACTGGCGGGTATTGAGGGTGCCGGGGATGCCATTAGCATAGCCATGCCTGATGGTGCTAATTTTTATCAGAACCGGGCCTTTAACGAACTATTCGGATATTCAGTGGAGGAGCTTAACATCCCCCTGGGACCGGTGAAGTTATTTGCCGATTTGGAGCTGGGGAGATACATATACCAGACCATTATGAATGGTAATAGATGGGACGGGGAGCTGGAGATGGTTACTGAATCTGGCCGGATTTTCCCGGCATACATGCAGGCTAATGCCATTAGAGATAATAAAAACCGGATAATCGGTTTGATATGTGTTTTGAATGATATTACTGAGAGGAAAAGGGTGGAATATGCTCTGAAGACCAGTGAAGAAAAGTTCCGGAACCTGGCCCAGACTGCAGTGGATGCCATTATCATCATTGATGGTGAAGAAAGAATTATATTTTCCAACAACAGCCTGGAAAGAATTTTTGATTACCGGGCCGATGAAATAATGGGTCAGTACATAGACACGCTAATTCCCCAGCGATACATGGAAGAGTTTCAGGTTAAACTGGATTTTTTCCATCAGGATGACCTGGGTGTGGGAAATGTCTTTGAATCATTTGGTATGCGGAAAGATGGGAGTGAATTTCCACTTGAAATGTCCTTGAACACGTGGGAAGCAGAAGGTAACGTTTATACTACCTTCATTATCCGGGATATTACCCAGAGGAAACTGGATGAATTTAAATTGAAGATGAGGGAGGATATATTCCAGTTAATGTCCCAGAATATTGAGGAAGTTTTCTGGATTATTGACCCACTTACTGGACAGATACTGTACATGAGCCAATCATACCATAAAATATGGGGACGATCTATCTCTAACCTTTATCAGAACCCCCGTTCCTGGATTGAATCCATTCACCCCCCTGATCAGGAAAAATTTATCTCCTACATTTTTGGAAAAAATGGTAAAACCATCTCCCATAGAGAAGGAATTGAATGCAGTGTCATACGTCCCGATGGAGAAAAACGTCGAATAAAAGTCCGGGCATATCCAGTTATAAACCAGAATAAGGAAATTTATCGCCGGATCGGTATAGCCACTGATATTTCCGACTGGACACCAGACCCAAAATAA